In Actinomycetota bacterium, the sequence AGTCGAGCGAGTCGCGTACCGCCGCCCACCCGACGAGCACCGGAACCGCGCCCGCCGCGCCGCCGACGACGATGTTCTGCGTGCTCGTGCGCTTCAACCACAGCGTGTAGACGAACACGTAGAACAGGGCCGCGGCGAGGGCAAGCAACGCGGAGAGCAGGTTGGCACCCGTCCACAGCACGCCGAACGCCACGATCTCGAGCAGCACGGCGAAGACCAGCGCGTTGCGCGGCTCGATGATCCCGGTGACGAGCGGGCGGCCCTGCGTGCGCTTCATCACCGCGTCGATGTCGCGGTCGACGTACATGTTCACGGCGTTCGCGCCGCCGGCAGCGAGCGTGCCCCCGGCGACGGTGACCGCCATCAGGCCGATCGAGGGCCAGGTGCCCTGGGCGAGGACCATCGTCGGCACGGTCGTGATCAGCAGCAGTTCGATGATCCGCGGCTTGGTCAGCGCGATGTAGGCGCCGACCACCGACCGTGGTGCCCGCTGCGAACCGTGGGCGGAGCCGCTACGGCGACCGACCCCGATTCGCGAAGGTACGAGAGGGCGAGCGCCTACGGCCATGACGGATCAAGCGTACGGGGGTGTGCCGGGGGCGGCCAACCGCGAGAATGACGGCGCGATGCCGACTGCGACGCCCACCGCTGCTCCTACGACGGCCACCCCGGACACCGACACGGTGGTCGACGAGGCGGTGACGCTCGACAGGCCGTGGGTGGTGATCGTGTGGAACGACCCGATCAACCTGATGAGCTACGTCACCTTCATCTTCCAGAAGCTGTTCGGCTACAGCCTCGAGAAGGCGACTTCGCTGATGCTCGACGTCCACGAGAAGGGCCGCGCGGTCGTCTCGAGCGGAACCCGTGAGAAGTCAGAGCTCGACGTGTTCCGCCTGCACGAGCACGGACTCTGGGCGACGATGGAACGGGACCGCGCCTGATCGTGGCCCGCCGCTCCAGGGGTCCGATCGAGCGCGGCCGTGACGGGTTCCAGGTGCGCCTCGGCGACCACGAGGCCGAGATCGTCGGGGGCCTGATGGCCGAGCTGCGTGAGCTCTTGCTCCGCGGTGAGCCCGCCGACCCGAGGTTGCGCCGCCTCTTCCCGACCGCCTACCACGACGATGCCGAGCTCGACGACGAATACCAGCGCCTGATGCGTGAAGAGCTCGTCGCGTCCCGTCTAGGGGCGATCGAGGTAGTCGAACGGGCCATCGAGGGCAGTTCGCTCGCCGAGCACGAGTTGATCGGGTTCATGCAGTCGCTGAACGCCGTGCGTCTGGTGCTCGGCACGATGCTCGACGTCTCGGAGGACTCCGACCCCGACCTCGTCCCCGACGACGATCCCCTCGCGCCCGAGCTCAACCTCTACCACTACCTGGGCTGGTTGCTCGACGCTGCCGTCCGCGCGCTGAGCGCCAGGTGAGCCACCCCGGCTGGGGTGGCTGGCGCAACTGCACAGGCGTGCTGCTAGAGTCTCCCCGCTCTCAACCGGAGAAGTCCCACGCCCCCATCGTCTAGTGGCCTAGGACATCACCCTTTCAAGGTGACGGCACGGGTTCGAATCCCGTTGGGGGTGCCAAGGCAGTTCTTCCAGGTCACGCCAGATCCTGGTCCCGTGGTGAAGTTGGAGTTCACGCCGGCCTGTCAAGCCGGAGGTCGCGGGTTCGAGTCCCGTCGGGACCGCCAGTCGGCGGGTGCCTATCGGCATCCGTCCACACGGTCGAGTAGCTCAGTCGGCAGAGCGTCCGCCTGAAAAGCGGAAGGTCACCGGATCGACGCCGGTCTCGACCACCAGCAAGAGCCCTAACCGGGGCTGTCCCCCGCCAGACTCGGAACGTGGATCTCTTCCACTTCAGCGAGGACCCGGCGATCCGACGGTTCACGCCCCATGTGCCGGTGTCCAACCCGTCGCACTCGCCAGGGGTGTGGGCCATCGACGAGCAGCACTCGCCGCTCTACTGGTTCCCGCGTGACTGCCCGCGCGTCACCGCGTGGCCACGCGATGACGTCGAGCGGGCAGCGTTCCGGGCCGCCTTCTGCACCACGTCGTGGCGAGTCCACGCCATCGAGCTGGGGTGGCTGGCGACGCTGACGCGAACGACGCTCTACCGGTACCGATTCGATGCCTCCACCTTTCGTCCCTGGCCTGACGCCTCGGGCCAGTGGATCGCCGAGGAGACCATCGAGCCGCTCGACGTCGAGGCGATCACCGATCTCACAGACCGCCACGTCGAGGCGGGCATCGAGCTTCGAGCCGTGCCCTCGCTGCACCCGCTACGGGATCTTGCGAGCCGCGGGCCTTGGGACTTCAGCATCGTTCGGATCAAGAACGCCCGGCCGCCCTGAACGTGGGGCGTGGGGCGCGTCAGCGCTTCTCGCGCAGGAGGACCTCTTGGGCGACGGTGGCGACGTGGATGCCCGCCCCGGTGAAGACGTGGCCGATGGCGAGGCCACGCCCGCCGACGTAGCCGTGGCAAGTGAAGTCGTGCAGGTGCCAGCGGTCGGCCTGCACCTCACGGTGGAACCAGATCGTGTGGTCGAGGCTCGCCGGGTAGAACTGCGCTCCGCCATCGGCGTCGGCGAAGCTCGGGTGCGCGCGCAGCACGGCGTCGGTGGGCAGGTCGTCGGAGAGGTACGCGAGAGCGCATCGGTGGACGAGCTGGGCGGTCGGGTCGTCGGGCGGACCGAGCGCTTCGGACACCTTCAGCCACGCCGTCGCCCGACCGGCTCCCGTGCGGGCGTCGTCGGGCCGGTGGCGACCGGGCAGGAAGCGCCGCTCGAAGAACTCGCTCCAGCTCTCGCCCGCCACCTCGTCGGGGCCGGGGATGTCTGCCGGGATGCGCACCGTCTCGACGTCGGCGGTCTGCTCGGGCCGCTGGAAGCTGGCCTCGAGGTTGAGGATCGCGCCGATCGCTTGGCGTGCCACCACGCGGCGGGTGGCGAAGCTGCGGCCGTTGCGGATGCGGTCCACCTCGTAGCGCACCGGTTCGGCGTGGTCGCCGCGGCGGATGAAGTAAGCGCGCAGCGAGTGCGGCACGAGGTCCGCCTCCACCGTCGACGCCGCTGCCCGCAGCGCCTGGGCGACGATGTGGCCGCCGTACAACCCGCCCCACGGGTAGTGGAGACCGGTGCCAACGTAGGTGTCCGGCCCGTGGGGTTCGAGCTCGAACAGCGCCCGCAGCGACATCAGGCGCTGGGGAGCACGACGAGACCGACGGCGCTCATGTGCAGTGCGGCAGCTACCACCGTGAACGCGTGGAACACCTCGTGGAAGCCGAACACCCGCGGCCACGGGTCGGGGCGCCGCGTTGCATAGACGACAGCCCCGAGCGTGTAGCAGACGCCCCCGGCGAGGACCAGACCGAGCCCGGCGCCGCCGAGATCGTGGAACAGCTCCGGCAAGGCGATGACGGCCACCCACCCGACGAGCACGTACACCGCGGTCGACAGCCAGCGAGGCAACTCGAAGGGCAGCCATTGGATGGCGATCCCGGCCAAGGCACCGGCCCACACCATGACGAGCACCACCGTGCCGAGGGTGCCGTCGATGCCGAGCACAGCGACCGGTGTATACGTCCCGGCGATGGCAAGGAAGATCGTGCTGTGGTCGAGCTTGGACATCCGCCGCAACGCCTGGCCGCGCCAGGGCAGGCGGTGGTACAGCGCGCTGACCGTGAACATCGCGCAGATGCCGGCCACGTAGACGGCCATCGTGGTGTGCCCGATCACCCCGGGCGCGAACCCGATGAGCACGGCGCCGAGCGTCGCGGCGACGACGGCCGCGACGACGTGGGACCACCCGCGCATCAGGGGCTTTGGAGCCACCACCACTTCCGTCACCGGGCCAACCGTACCCGCCGCGCAGGCGTTACCTTCAGCGGCGGTGAACGAGCAGGTGCGTGTGCAACGAGACGGCGCGGTCACGGTGCTCACCCTCGACCGTCCCGAGGCGCGCAACGCGTTCAGCCAGCAGATGGCCGACGAGCTGTCGCAGGCTTACCGCGACTGCGACGCGGACGACGCTGTCCGCGCCGTCGTGCTGACCGGGGCCGGGGACGCGTTCTGCGTAGGCGCCGACGTGTCGGCGCGCGGCGACGCCGTGTTCGACGCCCCTGCGGACCGAACTTCGTTTCGCAGCGACCCGTTCGCTTTCCACGCTTGGGAATGCCGCAAGCCGGTGATCGCGGCCGTCAACGGCCACGCGATCGGCATCGGCTGCACCATGACGTTGCACTGCGACTTGCGGATCTGGGCCGCCGAGGCGCGCTGGGGGATCGTGCAGGTGCGCCGCGGCGTGGTTCCGGACTGTCGCGCCCATTTCCTGCTGCCGCGCCTCGTCGGCATGTCCGCGGCAACCGAGATCCTGCTCGGCGGCCGCCGCTACGTGGGGGCCGACGCAAGCCGGCTCGGAGTGGCGAACACCGTCGTGGCTGCAGCCGAGGTGTTGCCCACCGCGCTCGCCTGGGCACACGAGCTGGCCACGCACGGCGCACCGCTGTCGATGGCTGCCACCAAGAAGATGCTGTGGGGCGACGTGGCGGCGAGCGACGACCTTGACGAAGCGGAACGCCGCTGGCACCTGCATCTGATGGGACGACCAGATGCCCGAGAGGGCGTCCTCGCGTTCATCGAGCGCCGCGACCCGCAGTGGCGGGGAAGCGTCGCCGAGGACTGGCCCGACTGGGCCTGATCCGGCTCCAGCCCAGGCCCCGCAGGTGACGACGGCTCAGTGGTGGTGGCGGATGATCGCGAGCGGAGCTCGCGTGTTGTGGATCACCGACGAGCTGGTCGAGCCCAGCAGCGCGGCACGAAACGCGCCACGGCCGCGGGCGCCGACGACGAGCAGGTCGTCCTCGGCGGCGGTCTCGCACAACGCTTCCGCCGCCCCGAGCTCGGACAGCAGCCCGTGCACGGCGAGGTCGGCGGTCTCGTGCTGCTTGGCCCGGTGGAGGGCCTTGTCGAGCACTTGCGCGGCGTCGCGCTCCATGCCCGTGTGGGCGTCGTCACCGGCTTCCCGATAGGGGTGGTCCCAGGCGTGGAGCACCACGAGGTCGACACCGCAAAGGGTCGCCTCGGCCACGGCCCAGTCGAGCGCGTCGTCAGCCGCGGCGGAGCCGTCGACGCCGACGACCACCCGGCGCGGACCACCGGCCGCGGCGGAGGCGGGCACGAGCACCACCGCGCACTTCGAACGGTGAGCGAGAGTGTGGGAGACCGAGCCGAGCAGCAGGTGCTCGAACGCCCCTGCCCCGCTCGTGCCGACCACCATCAACCCGGCATCCTCGGCCTGCTCGAGCAGCACCGGCCCGGGCGCGCCCTGGTGCAGGGCAGAGGTGACGTGCAAGCCCGGATGCGTGGTCGCGGCGCGCGCCACGCGGTCGTCGAGGGCCTGCTTGTGGGTGCCCTGGAGCTCACGGATCTCGTCGGCGGTCAGAGCCGGGCCGACGTACCCGCCGACGTGACCGATGCTCGTCACCACCGGCAGGCTGTAGACGGCGACGAGGTGAGCCTCGACACCACGGCGCTCGGCCTCGTCGAGCCCCCAGGCAAGGGCTCGATCCGCGGCCGCAGAGCCGTCGATGCCGATCACGATGCGGTTGGCGGGCGCACTTGACATTCCCTGATCGCCTCCCTTAGGTGGTCCGGCCCCAGCATCGCGGCTCCGCGCCAGGGTGCCAAGAGCCGGAGGTCACGGCGCGACCACCGCCGTGTCGATCACGAGCCGTATTCGTACCCGAGGTCGGGGGCGGTGAGCATCGGGAAGTAGGGAATGCCTGCAGAGGCGGCGAGCTCCGCGCAGGTTCCGCCGCGATCGACGACGACGGTGATCGCGACGACATCCGCGCCGAAGGCGCGCACCACGTCGACGGCCTCCATGATCGAGCTGCCGCGGGTGACGGTGTCCTCGGTGACCACCACTCGATCGCCGGGCAACAGCGCCCCCGCGATGCGCCCGGTGACGCCGTGATCCTTCGCCTCCTTGCGCACGCTGAAGCTGCGCAGCGCTCGACCTCTGCTGGCCGCGATGGCCGCGATGCCGAAGGCCACCGGGTCGGCGCCCATCGTCAACCCGCCGATCGCCGTCGCGTCGGCGGGGATCGTCGCGAGCGCCACGTCGGCGACGAGCAGGATCCCCTCCGGGCGGCAAGCGGTCTGCTTCGCGTCGAGGAACCAGCTGCTGCGCCGGCCCGACTTCAAGGCGAAGTGTCCCTTCTTAAGAGAGTGCGCGATCACGTGGTCGCGGAGCGCTTCACGGGCCGCGTCGAGTACGGGCAGCTCCGGCATCGAGCGAAAGCTAGCCCCGTGTGGCCTCGGGCCCTGCTGCCACCGTGCTCGCTTCGATCAATGACGTCACTTGCAGCGTGTCGATTCACAACTATCCTTCGTCACATGGCAGCGAAGAGAGGCCCGAAAGGACCGTTGACAGACGCCCACAAGGCAGCACTGGCCGCAGGCCGTGCCGAAGGCAAGGTGGTGCGTGACTACCTCGAGGCCTTGAGGGCCAACAAGCCACGTCGTGGCCGAAAGCGCACACCCGATTCGATCCATAAGCGCCTCGACAAGATCGATGCCCAGTTGACAGATGCCGACGCGGTCGCCGAGCTGAAGCTCGTGCAGGAACGCCTCGATCTCACGCGTGAGCTCGAAGCCTCTGGATCACAGGTAGACCTGTCAGCGCTCGAAACGGCCTTCGTCGAGACCGCCGCGCGCTACGGCGCACGAAACGGCATCTCCTACAGCGCATGGAGACAAGTGGGTGTCGAGCCCGCCGTACTGAAGCGTGCGGGAATCGGGCGCGGCGCCTGAGGGCTCTTTCAGGATTCAGAGACGTCCGGCACCCTCAGCTCGTCGAGCGCTTCGAACACCGAACCGATCCGGCACAACGACCTCTTCAGGTCGAACGCCTGGTCGATCGCTGCTGCGGGCACGTGACGAACGCGTTCGTCGCACTCGATCAGCTCGCGGAAGTCGCGTCTCTCGTCCCATGCGCGCATCGCGTTGTCCTGGACGACTCGATATGCGTCGTCGCGGCTCATCCCGGCCTGTACGAGAGCGAGCAAGACCGGCTGGCTGAAGACGAGACCATGGCTCGCCTCGAGGTTCGCCACCATCTGCTCGGGGAACACCTGTAGCCCGGCGAGCAGGCGTTGCAGGCGCTGCATCACGTAGTAGGCGAGCAGGGAGGAGTCGGGCAGCACGATCCGCTCGACGGAGCTGTGCGAGATGTCGCGCTCGTGCCACAGGGCGACGTCTTGCATGCCGGCGAGCAGGTTGCCGCGCAGCACGCGAGCCAACCCGCTGATGGTCTCGGCCGAGATCGGGTTGCGTTTGTGGGGCATCGCCGACGAGCCCTTCTGACCCGGCTTGAAGCCCTCCTGCACCTCACGCACCTC encodes:
- the pyrE gene encoding orotate phosphoribosyltransferase, translating into MPELPVLDAAREALRDHVIAHSLKKGHFALKSGRRSSWFLDAKQTACRPEGILLVADVALATIPADATAIGGLTMGADPVAFGIAAIAASRGRALRSFSVRKEAKDHGVTGRIAGALLPGDRVVVTEDTVTRGSSIMEAVDVVRAFGADVVAITVVVDRGGTCAELAASAGIPYFPMLTAPDLGYEYGS
- a CDS encoding enoyl-CoA hydratase/isomerase family protein translates to MSTAPSVAATTAATTWDHPRIRGFGATTTSVTGPTVPAAQALPSAAVNEQVRVQRDGAVTVLTLDRPEARNAFSQQMADELSQAYRDCDADDAVRAVVLTGAGDAFCVGADVSARGDAVFDAPADRTSFRSDPFAFHAWECRKPVIAAVNGHAIGIGCTMTLHCDLRIWAAEARWGIVQVRRGVVPDCRAHFLLPRLVGMSAATEILLGGRRYVGADASRLGVANTVVAAAEVLPTALAWAHELATHGAPLSMAATKKMLWGDVAASDDLDEAERRWHLHLMGRPDAREGVLAFIERRDPQWRGSVAEDWPDWA
- a CDS encoding protoheme IX farnesyltransferase; its protein translation is MAVGARPLVPSRIGVGRRSGSAHGSQRAPRSVVGAYIALTKPRIIELLLITTVPTMVLAQGTWPSIGLMAVTVAGGTLAAGGANAVNMYVDRDIDAVMKRTQGRPLVTGIIEPRNALVFAVLLEIVAFGVLWTGANLLSALLALAAALFYVFVYTLWLKRTSTQNIVVGGAAGAVPVLVGWAAVRDSLDWAPMLLFLAVFLWTPPHFWALAIKHADDYRAANVPMLPAVAPAVAVARKMVVYTAALVATTLLLVPVAELGWIYGVAAGLLGAAFLAGTIDLARNPSASRSMRVFAFSITYVTLLFAAITVDVLVRS
- the clpS gene encoding ATP-dependent Clp protease adapter ClpS — its product is MPTATPTAAPTTATPDTDTVVDEAVTLDRPWVVIVWNDPINLMSYVTFIFQKLFGYSLEKATSLMLDVHEKGRAVVSSGTREKSELDVFRLHEHGLWATMERDRA
- a CDS encoding hemolysin III family protein, which translates into the protein MRGWSHVVAAVVAATLGAVLIGFAPGVIGHTTMAVYVAGICAMFTVSALYHRLPWRGQALRRMSKLDHSTIFLAIAGTYTPVAVLGIDGTLGTVVLVMVWAGALAGIAIQWLPFELPRWLSTAVYVLVGWVAVIALPELFHDLGGAGLGLVLAGGVCYTLGAVVYATRRPDPWPRVFGFHEVFHAFTVVAAALHMSAVGLVVLPSA
- a CDS encoding DUF2017 family protein yields the protein MARRSRGPIERGRDGFQVRLGDHEAEIVGGLMAELRELLLRGEPADPRLRRLFPTAYHDDAELDDEYQRLMREELVASRLGAIEVVERAIEGSSLAEHELIGFMQSLNAVRLVLGTMLDVSEDSDPDLVPDDDPLAPELNLYHYLGWLLDAAVRALSAR
- a CDS encoding thioesterase family protein, with product MFELEPHGPDTYVGTGLHYPWGGLYGGHIVAQALRAAASTVEADLVPHSLRAYFIRRGDHAEPVRYEVDRIRNGRSFATRRVVARQAIGAILNLEASFQRPEQTADVETVRIPADIPGPDEVAGESWSEFFERRFLPGRHRPDDARTGAGRATAWLKVSEALGPPDDPTAQLVHRCALAYLSDDLPTDAVLRAHPSFADADGGAQFYPASLDHTIWFHREVQADRWHLHDFTCHGYVGGRGLAIGHVFTGAGIHVATVAQEVLLREKR
- a CDS encoding universal stress protein, translated to MSSAPANRIVIGIDGSAAADRALAWGLDEAERRGVEAHLVAVYSLPVVTSIGHVGGYVGPALTADEIRELQGTHKQALDDRVARAATTHPGLHVTSALHQGAPGPVLLEQAEDAGLMVVGTSGAGAFEHLLLGSVSHTLAHRSKCAVVLVPASAAAGGPRRVVVGVDGSAAADDALDWAVAEATLCGVDLVVLHAWDHPYREAGDDAHTGMERDAAQVLDKALHRAKQHETADLAVHGLLSELGAAEALCETAAEDDLLVVGARGRGAFRAALLGSTSSSVIHNTRAPLAIIRHHH